The following coding sequences are from one Gossypium raimondii isolate GPD5lz chromosome 4, ASM2569854v1, whole genome shotgun sequence window:
- the LOC105780934 gene encoding cytochrome P450 78A5 codes for MNIPRFSTQFPLIFLLKFSQEKIKMKLLILGINLSLFLSCYILTTHQIPWLFALFFLLLLSLSPFWLVPGGFAWRNSSLDVPGPVGWPLLGTLPLMNAVAHRNLAAAAASLSATRLMKFSLGATRVIISSHPDTAKEILGGSAFSDRPIKDSARSLMFERAIGFAPSGAYWRHLRRIAANHMFSPKRILNLEPLRQQVVNHMVVQTQRAMETKGFVELRMILQKGSLTNILETVFGSFLSSAMADELGPMVKEGYELIAMFNWEDHFPLRFLDFNGVKRRCHKLSSKVKIVVGRIVEERRKEALDQSINGGNHDFLTALLTLSKEDQLSDSDMIAVLWEMIFRGTDTVAILLEWIMARMVLHQDIQAKVQEEIDACISHRDDRCVQDSDLPNLPYLQAVVKEVLRLHPPGPLLSWARLAIHDVHIGKSFIPAGTTAMVNMWAITHDPSIWKDPWTFRPERFIKEDVSIMGSDLRLAPFGSGRRVCPGKALGLATVQLWLARLLQSFKWLPTTVAHQRVDLSEMLRLSLEMKKPLTCRAIPRVTQQSLN; via the exons ATGAACATACCCAGATTTTCTACACAATTCCCATTAATTTTCCTTCTAAAATTTTCtcaggaaaaaataaaaatgaagctTTTGATTCTGGGAATTAATCTCTCTTTGTTCCTGTCTTGCTATATTCTCACAACGCACCAAATTCCATGGCTTTTCGCCTTGTTTTTCCTCTTGTTATTGTCCCTTTCACCTTTTTGGCTCGTCCCGGGCGGCTTCGCATGGCGGAATTCATCCCTGGACGTTCCCGGTCCAGTCGGTTGGCCGTTACTCGGGACGTTACCACTAATGAATGCGGTCGCACATCGCAACTTAGCTGCTGCGGCCGCGTCACTTAGTGCAACGAGGCTGATGAAATTCAGCCTTGGTGCAACAAGAGTGATAATCAGTAGTCACCCGGATACCGCCAAAGAAATCCTAGGCGGGTCCGCGTTTTCAGACCGACCCATCAAAGACTCAGCTCGGTCCTTGATGTTTGAACGCGCCATCGGGTTCGCACCCTCGGGTGCGTACTGGCGCCACCTACGTCGAATCGCGGCTAACCATATGTTCTCCCCTAAGAGAATCTTAAACCTCGAGCCACTCCGCCAACAAGTGGTTAACCACATGGTGGTTCAAACCCAACGAGCCATGGAAACCAAAGGGTTTGTTGAGCTAAGAATGATATTACAAAAAGGGTCATTAACTAATATCTTAGAGACTGTATTTGGAAGCTTTTTAAGTTCAGCAATGGCGGATGAACTAGGGCCAATGGTGAAAGAAGGGTATGAATTAATCGCTATGTTTAATTGGGAAGATCATTTCCCTTTAAGGTTTCTAGACTTTAATGGTGTTAAAAGAAGGTGTCATAAATTGTCGAGCAAGGTGAAGATTGTTGTGGGTCGAATTgtagaagaaagaagaaaagaagctTTGGATCAGAGCATCAATGGCGGAAATCATGATTTTCTTACAGCTTTGTTGACTTTGTCTAAAGAAGATCAGTTGTCTGATTCCGACATGATCGCTGTATTGTGG gAAATGATATTTCGGGGCACCGATACGGTGGCTATATTATTGGAATGGATCATGGCGAGGATGGTATTACATCAAGACATTCAAGCCAAAGTCCAAGAAGAGATTGATGCTTGCATCAGCCATCGTGACGACCGTTGTGTTCAAGATTCCGATCTCCCCAATTTGCCTTACCTTCAAGCTGTTGTGAAAGAGGTTCTTCGACTACACCCACCAGGTCCACTTCTCTCATGGGCTCGTCTAGCCATCCATGACGTACACATCGGGAAGTCTTTCATCCCAGCTGGTACGACCGCAATGGTTAACATGTGGGCAATAACTCATGACCCATCGATATGGAAAGATCCGTGGACCTTTAGGCCTGAAAGATTCATCAAAGAGGACGTTTCCATCATGGGCTCAGATCTTAGGCTGGCGCCTTTCGGATCAGGTCGAAGGGTTTGCCCTGGTAAGGCACTAGGTTTAGCAACCGTGCAACTGTGGCTTGCACGGTTGCTCCAATCTTTCAAATGGCTCCCGACAACTGTAGCGCATCAACGAGTTGACTTATCAGAAATGTTGAGGCTTTCCCTTGAAATGAAGAAGCCATTAACATGCCGAGCGATCCCCCGAGTAACACAACAATCActcaattaa